The genomic stretch GCTGCGACGTCGTGCTGTCGATCTGCCCGCCGCGCGCGGCCGTCGAGGTCGCGGAGGCGTTCGCCGGCTACGCCGGGACGTACGTCGACGCCAACGCGGTGAGTCCGCAGACGGCGGCGCGCATTCGGGACGTGATCGGCGAGCGGTTCGTGGACGGCGGGATCGTTGGTCCGCCCCCTCGGAGCCCCGGTACGACTCGGCTCTACCTGTCCGGGCCGGGTGCCGCCGAGATCGTCACCCTGTTCGCCGGAACGGACCTGGACGCGCGGATCGTGCCGGACGCGTCCGCCCTGAAGATGACGTACGCGGCCTGGACGAAGGGGACGACCGCGCTGCTGGTCGCGATCCGCGCCACCGCCCGCGAGCTCGGCGTCGAGGACGAGCTGCTCACCGAGTGGGCGCTGAGCCTGCCCGGGCTGCCGACGAAGTCCCAGCAGGCGGCCCGGATCGGGGCCGAGCGCGGCTGGCGCTGGGAGTACGAGCTGGAGGAGGTCGGGCGGACCTTCGCCGCGACCGGCCAGCCGGACGGCTTCGGGCAGGCCGCCGCCGAGGTGTACCGGCGACTG from Mycobacteriales bacterium encodes the following:
- a CDS encoding DUF1932 domain-containing protein → MIGIVHPGAMGSAVGQALLARGAEVGWAAEGRSAATRDRATGFTDLGNLAGIRDGCDVVLSICPPRAAVEVAEAFAGYAGTYVDANAVSPQTAARIRDVIGERFVDGGIVGPPPRSPGTTRLYLSGPGAAEIVTLFAGTDLDARIVPDASALKMTYAAWTKGTTALLVAIRATARELGVEDELLTEWALSLPGLPTKSQQAARIGAERGWRWEYELEEVGRTFAATGQPDGFGQAAAEVYRRLATER